The Spirosoma radiotolerans genome has a window encoding:
- a CDS encoding prephenate dehydrogenase, giving the protein MVVSIIGIGLLGGSFALAIREKYPKMRFIGVDTSVVNGQLALAKGIVDDVLPLEEAVAQSTLVVLATPVNIIIDLLPTVLDYLPPGATVLDLGSTKGLICDVADAHPKRAQFVAVHPMAGTENSGPGAAFKELLSGKNLIICDREKSNPDSLTLTESLFRDAGMRLFYMNPQEHDLHLAYVSHLSHISAFALGLTVLEKEKDEQAIFDMASTGFSSTVRLAKSSPAMWAPIFDQNRANVSDALAAYIEFLQQFKQVIDDQDVHTSLDFMQRANVIRRVLDGIEKR; this is encoded by the coding sequence ATGGTTGTCAGCATTATAGGAATAGGCTTATTAGGCGGCTCATTTGCCCTGGCCATTCGTGAGAAATACCCCAAAATGCGCTTTATCGGCGTCGATACATCGGTCGTAAATGGACAGTTGGCTTTAGCCAAAGGAATCGTCGACGATGTATTGCCACTCGAAGAAGCCGTTGCCCAAAGCACGCTGGTCGTTCTGGCAACACCCGTCAATATTATCATCGACCTGTTGCCTACCGTCCTCGACTACTTGCCACCGGGGGCCACCGTATTGGACCTCGGCTCGACCAAAGGCCTTATTTGCGACGTGGCCGATGCTCATCCCAAACGAGCACAGTTTGTGGCGGTTCACCCTATGGCAGGTACCGAAAATTCGGGGCCGGGAGCAGCTTTTAAAGAGTTATTATCGGGTAAAAACCTCATTATCTGCGACCGCGAGAAAAGCAATCCGGATAGCCTGACGCTGACCGAAAGCCTATTTCGGGATGCAGGTATGCGGCTGTTTTACATGAACCCGCAGGAACATGATCTGCATCTGGCGTATGTATCGCACCTAAGTCACATTAGCGCCTTTGCCCTCGGGCTGACCGTGCTGGAAAAAGAAAAAGATGAGCAGGCTATTTTCGACATGGCCAGCACGGGCTTCAGTTCAACTGTGCGCCTGGCGAAAAGCTCACCGGCCATGTGGGCCCCTATCTTCGATCAAAATCGGGCGAATGTCTCGGATGCGCTGGCGGCCTATATCGAGTTCCTACAACAGTTCAAGCAGGTGATTGATGATCAGGATGTACATACATCGCTCGATTTCATGCAGCGGGCCAATGTCATCCGGCGCGTGCTGGACGGCATTGAGAAGCGGTAA
- a CDS encoding glucuronyl esterase domain-containing protein yields the protein MTRLLFCLAVALLTGHFTNGQVAESVYNYDETKVGTYKLPNPLINASGKAIKTRAEWATRRIELLQLFAENVYGKTPKQTVRLRFQTTSVDSSALNGLAIRKLISIKFVDYPKLPSIDVLLYVPKGRKAAPVFLGLNFCGNHCVTTEADLPLSTRWMMSGTGDVSVNNKATEKARGMQERRWPISMILKRGYAVATAYYGDLEPDYPEGWHAGIRSVLGDTTRADNWGAIGAWAWGMSRILDYLQTDPAIDAKRVISIGHSRIGKAALWAGAQDDRFAAVIANESGEGGAALSRRWYGETVERLNISFPHWFCERYKTYNKRVDDLPVDQHELLALVAPRPLYVASADGDQWSDPKGEFLGAAYTTPVYALYGKVGLGTTTFPAVNQPIGQTVRYHDRTGKHDVMNYDWEQYLRFADELVR from the coding sequence ATGACTCGATTGCTGTTTTGTTTAGCCGTTGCCTTGCTGACCGGACATTTTACCAATGGACAGGTAGCCGAATCCGTTTACAACTACGACGAAACAAAAGTGGGCACCTACAAATTGCCCAACCCCTTAATTAACGCATCAGGCAAAGCAATAAAAACGCGGGCCGAATGGGCTACTCGCCGGATCGAACTCCTGCAACTCTTTGCCGAAAATGTGTACGGAAAGACGCCTAAACAAACCGTCAGACTCCGCTTTCAGACAACTTCTGTTGACTCCTCTGCGCTGAATGGATTAGCCATCCGTAAACTGATATCCATCAAATTTGTCGACTACCCGAAATTACCATCCATTGATGTCCTGCTATATGTACCCAAGGGCCGAAAGGCAGCGCCAGTTTTTCTGGGACTGAATTTTTGTGGCAATCACTGCGTCACAACGGAAGCCGACCTTCCACTTTCAACACGCTGGATGATGAGTGGAACCGGCGACGTTTCGGTCAATAACAAAGCTACCGAGAAAGCCCGTGGTATGCAGGAACGGCGCTGGCCCATATCAATGATTCTGAAACGAGGCTACGCCGTGGCTACCGCCTATTACGGCGATCTCGAACCTGATTACCCAGAGGGCTGGCATGCGGGCATTCGGTCGGTACTGGGCGATACAACCAGGGCCGATAACTGGGGAGCCATTGGCGCCTGGGCGTGGGGCATGAGCCGAATACTCGACTACCTCCAGACCGATCCAGCCATTGATGCCAAACGGGTTATTTCCATCGGTCATTCACGCATTGGGAAAGCTGCGCTATGGGCTGGTGCGCAGGATGACCGATTTGCGGCCGTTATTGCCAATGAATCGGGTGAAGGCGGTGCGGCCCTGTCCCGCCGTTGGTATGGCGAAACCGTTGAACGACTCAATATCAGCTTTCCGCACTGGTTTTGTGAGCGCTATAAAACCTATAATAAGCGCGTAGACGACCTGCCGGTCGATCAGCACGAACTGCTGGCCCTGGTAGCACCCCGCCCCCTCTACGTTGCCAGTGCCGATGGGGACCAGTGGTCGGACCCGAAAGGTGAATTTTTGGGAGCTGCCTATACGACCCCCGTTTACGCCCTTTATGGCAAAGTTGGGCTGGGCACAACGACTTTCCCGGCCGTGAACCAGCCCATTGGGCAGACCGTTCGTTACCACGACCGGACTGGCAAACACGATGTCATGAACTACGACTGGGAACAATACCTGCGCTTTGCGGATGAATTAGTCCGATAG
- a CDS encoding HmuY family protein, which translates to MTNSMYKVALAIGLSTAFFSCSKEDNPVVVQPLSAVTVRDIAADPTSMTSATGQQPVAATGKFTLYSLKDNKQIANADSATNKWDLGFRGTTIIVNGGAIRSGQGGAYIYTGTFDELTSVPASVTFSQDQSATTLAITTGSGKGWYNYNQTTNIISPIPGKVFIIRTGDGKYAKMEVLSYYQNAPAAPDANSVARYYTFRYLYQPDGSQVFK; encoded by the coding sequence ATGACCAACAGTATGTACAAAGTAGCGCTGGCTATCGGCCTGAGCACCGCATTTTTCTCCTGCAGCAAGGAGGATAACCCAGTTGTTGTTCAGCCGCTGTCGGCCGTCACAGTGAGAGATATAGCCGCCGACCCAACCAGTATGACCTCTGCCACGGGTCAGCAGCCCGTAGCGGCCACAGGTAAGTTTACCCTGTACAGTTTGAAAGATAACAAGCAAATCGCTAACGCTGACTCGGCGACTAACAAATGGGATCTTGGCTTTCGGGGGACAACCATCATTGTCAACGGAGGGGCTATCCGTTCGGGGCAAGGGGGCGCTTATATCTATACCGGCACGTTCGATGAATTGACATCCGTACCTGCGTCGGTAACCTTTAGTCAGGATCAAAGCGCCACGACGTTGGCCATTACTACGGGTTCGGGTAAAGGCTGGTACAATTACAACCAGACGACCAATATTATTTCACCTATTCCCGGCAAAGTATTCATTATCCGAACCGGCGATGGCAAGTATGCCAAAATGGAGGTATTGAGTTATTACCAGAATGCGCCGGCTGCCCCCGATGCGAATAGTGTAGCCCGCTATTATACGTTCCGGTATCTGTACCAACCGGACGGAAGTCAAGTATTTAAGTAG
- a CDS encoding DUF4136 domain-containing protein, translating into MKINRIITSLLVAGTLASCAPAITVKYDYDPKVNVRQFATYRIEADRQRNADPIVGSNLNQRRIADALDQSLKARGYKPVTQGEADLVVRFFMDSKDKQQIQSNNMYSPYSWWYGGMGNNVYSRQYEENRVVVNVSDARTNDIIWQGWATGQLNNRNKERDRDQAFRETITSIMKNFPESAGQDYGAAR; encoded by the coding sequence ATGAAAATTAACCGCATAATCACCAGTTTGTTAGTCGCCGGTACGCTGGCGTCCTGCGCTCCGGCCATTACGGTCAAATACGATTACGATCCTAAAGTAAATGTTCGACAGTTTGCCACTTATCGTATCGAAGCTGATCGCCAGCGCAATGCTGACCCCATTGTGGGTAGTAATCTGAACCAACGTCGGATTGCCGACGCTCTCGATCAATCGCTTAAAGCCCGTGGTTACAAACCTGTAACGCAGGGCGAAGCCGACCTGGTTGTTCGGTTCTTCATGGATTCGAAAGACAAGCAGCAAATTCAGTCCAACAACATGTACTCACCGTATTCGTGGTGGTACGGTGGTATGGGTAACAATGTTTACTCGCGCCAATATGAAGAAAACCGGGTTGTTGTAAACGTGTCGGATGCTCGTACAAACGACATCATCTGGCAGGGTTGGGCAACAGGTCAGTTAAACAACCGCAATAAGGAGCGTGATCGCGATCAGGCCTTCCGTGAGACGATCACCAGCATCATGAAGAACTTCCCGGAAAGTGCCGGACAGGATTACGGTGCTGCCCGCTAA
- the rihA gene encoding pyrimidine-specific ribonucleoside hydrolase RihA, translating to MKKIPILIDCDPGHDDAVMLMLAFGSGLFDIKAITTSAGNQTQEKTLRNALKITSLIRADIPVYKGSEKPLFRELIIADNVHGEMGLDGPILPEPVLKPGLLSAVEAMAAILTESTEKITLVPTGPLTNIATFLLAYPQLKAKIERISLMGGGAFRGNITPTAEFNIYVDPEAAAIVFRSGVPITMCGLDVTHKALVFQEDIELFRAIGNKSGQVVAELMDFFSIYYRRERPELDGGAALHDPCSIAWLIDPSMFMSKPCYVDVEVNGTLTAGTTVVDFFDVLKKTPNVEFVYDIDRKKYIQLIYEAVKGLP from the coding sequence ATGAAGAAAATACCCATACTTATCGACTGCGATCCCGGTCACGATGATGCAGTTATGCTAATGCTCGCGTTTGGCAGCGGCCTGTTTGATATCAAAGCCATCACCACATCAGCGGGCAACCAGACTCAGGAAAAAACGCTAAGAAATGCGTTGAAAATCACCTCGTTGATTAGGGCTGATATTCCGGTGTATAAAGGCAGTGAAAAACCCCTCTTCCGGGAGCTCATCATTGCGGATAACGTCCATGGAGAAATGGGCCTCGACGGCCCGATTTTGCCCGAACCCGTCCTAAAACCCGGACTCCTGTCAGCCGTTGAGGCTATGGCGGCAATTCTGACGGAGAGCACAGAAAAAATAACCCTTGTTCCAACAGGACCACTCACCAATATTGCTACGTTCCTGCTGGCGTATCCACAGTTAAAAGCCAAGATTGAACGCATTTCGCTCATGGGGGGCGGGGCGTTTCGGGGCAACATCACTCCCACAGCCGAATTTAATATTTACGTTGATCCCGAAGCGGCTGCCATTGTATTTAGGTCTGGCGTGCCCATAACCATGTGCGGCCTGGATGTGACACACAAGGCGCTGGTGTTTCAGGAAGACATCGAGCTGTTCAGAGCCATCGGGAATAAGTCGGGGCAGGTCGTTGCTGAATTGATGGACTTTTTTTCCATTTACTACCGGCGCGAACGCCCCGAACTGGACGGTGGCGCAGCCCTTCACGACCCCTGCTCCATTGCCTGGCTTATTGACCCATCCATGTTTATGTCAAAGCCGTGTTATGTCGATGTAGAAGTAAACGGCACCCTAACGGCGGGCACAACCGTCGTCGACTTTTTCGATGTTCTGAAGAAAACACCGAATGTCGAATTCGTCTATGACATCGACCGCAAAAAGTACATTCAGCTGATCTACGAAGCGGTGAAGGGATTGCCCTAA
- a CDS encoding ferritin: MKDLARLRSSVKESVELALNQQIQMEMVSSSKYLAMAGWCDRNGLDHCAGFFYNQSEEERKHAMKLFHYLCDQGATAYSPEIPAVSQEFDTLRSVFEGALDQEIAVTDSINRIIGICRRESDYATEELLKWYVKEQMEEEYIARRCLELIDQIPSDQIYYLDKKLASVTYDGNPFE; the protein is encoded by the coding sequence ATGAAAGACTTAGCAAGATTACGCAGCTCCGTTAAGGAAAGCGTTGAATTAGCCCTGAATCAGCAAATACAAATGGAAATGGTATCGTCGTCGAAATATCTGGCGATGGCGGGCTGGTGTGATCGGAATGGGCTTGATCATTGCGCGGGCTTTTTCTACAACCAGTCGGAAGAAGAGCGTAAACATGCCATGAAACTGTTTCATTACCTCTGCGACCAGGGTGCCACGGCTTACTCGCCCGAAATTCCGGCTGTGAGTCAGGAGTTCGATACGCTTCGCTCGGTATTTGAAGGCGCTCTTGATCAGGAAATTGCCGTTACTGATTCGATTAACCGGATTATTGGTATTTGCCGCCGTGAAAGCGATTATGCTACGGAAGAACTTCTGAAATGGTATGTGAAAGAGCAAATGGAAGAAGAATACATTGCCCGTCGCTGCCTCGAACTGATCGACCAGATTCCATCCGATCAAATCTATTACCTGGATAAAAAACTCGCCAGCGTTACCTACGACGGTAATCCATTCGAATAG
- a CDS encoding TonB-dependent receptor plug domain-containing protein: protein MSLFLLLMLSFAQPSQNDTLKARPIDEVVVTATRNERPMGALPLPVTVIPSKQIQQMGSLRLNDVLREQTGLAVVTDHGQGIQVQGFGPDYTLILVDGEPIVGRTAGTLDLTRLAVGNIKQIEVVKGPSSSLYGSEALAGVVNIITQTPGSELNQAKGSLSARYGANQTSDLSGDVSKQWAVGRSGRVGVYAFVDRYQSAGYSLGNGSTQAQTVAPFTNYTASGRLTFTFSSKLKLAVSGRFFSESQSNDFIVSPDTKVSGPGTVRDYNLNPVLTHQVSANWKITYRYYHTGYYTNTDLRYTATREEYDASFFRQTFNRPEVVVEQIINPKNILTTGAGFIAEGVEATRYTDHKQFNTTYGFAQYEWMPSLRWTVIAGGRYDAHSQYASQFSPKLSARYALSPLVALRGSVGVGFKAPDFRQLYLNFDNAVAGYSVFGTQEAAAGIARLRQQGQLAEVVLDPSQLTTIQAERSMAYNVGAQLKSPVSALTVSVNLFRNDIRDLIETQVIARKTNGQNVFSYNNLNRVFTQGAELESSWRWAVGTGSLTLSGGYQYLIAKDKAVVEGIKSGTVYRRNPETLVSERVKTAEYGGLFNRSRHMANLKLFYESPKRGLSASLRAVYRGKYGYADRDGNLILDSDGEYVRSYMLYNVSAAKTWKALTLQAGVDNLTGYTDPSYIPNLAGRLWYTSLRWAWKS, encoded by the coding sequence ATGTCCCTGTTTTTACTGCTAATGCTGTCTTTCGCACAGCCAAGTCAAAACGATACGCTGAAAGCACGGCCCATTGACGAGGTCGTAGTAACAGCTACGCGGAATGAGCGGCCAATGGGGGCGTTGCCGCTGCCAGTTACGGTGATTCCTAGTAAACAAATTCAGCAGATGGGTAGTCTGCGGCTCAACGATGTATTGCGCGAGCAAACGGGCCTGGCCGTTGTAACGGATCACGGGCAGGGGATTCAGGTGCAGGGTTTCGGTCCCGACTATACATTAATTCTGGTGGATGGCGAACCCATTGTGGGGCGCACAGCCGGTACGCTCGACCTAACCCGGCTGGCGGTTGGTAACATCAAACAGATCGAAGTCGTGAAAGGGCCGTCGTCCAGTTTATACGGTTCTGAGGCTTTGGCGGGTGTAGTTAACATCATTACACAGACCCCCGGTAGTGAGTTGAACCAGGCTAAAGGTAGTCTGTCAGCGCGCTACGGAGCCAATCAAACCAGTGACTTATCCGGCGATGTAAGTAAACAATGGGCCGTTGGCCGGTCGGGGAGGGTAGGTGTTTATGCCTTTGTAGATCGGTACCAGTCGGCGGGGTATTCGCTGGGGAATGGCTCGACGCAAGCCCAAACCGTTGCTCCGTTTACAAACTACACAGCTAGCGGACGACTAACGTTTACCTTTTCATCGAAACTAAAATTAGCCGTATCGGGCCGTTTTTTCAGTGAAAGCCAATCAAATGACTTCATCGTTAGCCCTGATACTAAGGTATCCGGCCCCGGAACTGTACGCGATTATAACTTGAATCCCGTTCTGACGCATCAGGTTTCGGCAAACTGGAAAATCACGTATCGCTACTACCATACGGGTTATTACACCAATACCGATCTCCGCTACACGGCAACGCGTGAAGAGTACGATGCCAGTTTTTTTCGGCAGACATTTAACCGCCCGGAAGTAGTTGTCGAACAGATCATTAATCCAAAAAACATCCTGACTACCGGCGCTGGATTCATTGCTGAAGGGGTCGAAGCAACGCGCTACACGGATCATAAGCAGTTTAACACAACGTATGGATTTGCGCAATATGAGTGGATGCCATCGCTTCGCTGGACGGTTATTGCCGGTGGCCGTTATGATGCACATAGCCAGTATGCCAGTCAGTTCAGCCCTAAACTATCGGCCCGTTATGCCCTTAGTCCGCTGGTTGCCCTGCGGGGAAGCGTGGGCGTTGGGTTCAAAGCGCCTGATTTTCGGCAACTGTATCTGAACTTCGATAATGCGGTGGCGGGCTATAGTGTGTTCGGCACGCAGGAGGCTGCCGCCGGTATCGCCCGACTCCGGCAGCAGGGACAACTGGCAGAGGTGGTACTCGATCCGTCTCAACTGACAACGATTCAGGCCGAACGGTCGATGGCCTACAACGTGGGGGCACAGCTGAAATCACCCGTGTCCGCTTTGACCGTAAGCGTGAATCTGTTTCGTAACGATATCCGGGATTTGATCGAAACGCAGGTGATTGCCCGAAAAACAAATGGGCAGAATGTATTCAGTTACAATAATTTAAACCGGGTATTCACACAAGGCGCGGAGCTGGAAAGTAGCTGGCGATGGGCTGTTGGAACTGGCTCTCTGACGCTGAGTGGCGGGTATCAGTACCTCATTGCCAAAGATAAAGCCGTTGTTGAGGGTATTAAATCCGGAACGGTGTACCGGCGCAACCCGGAAACGCTGGTAAGCGAGCGTGTAAAGACAGCCGAGTATGGCGGCCTGTTCAACCGTTCACGGCATATGGCCAACCTCAAACTTTTTTACGAATCGCCCAAACGCGGACTTTCGGCTTCCTTACGGGCTGTCTATCGCGGGAAGTATGGCTATGCGGATCGGGATGGGAACCTGATTCTCGACTCAGATGGCGAATACGTTCGGAGCTACATGCTCTACAATGTGTCGGCCGCCAAGACCTGGAAAGCGTTGACCTTACAAGCCGGTGTAGACAATCTGACGGGTTATACCGACCCATCTTACATCCCAAATCTGGCAGGTCGCTTGTGGTATACATCGCTGCGATGGGCCTGGAAATCATAA
- a CDS encoding NUDIX hydrolase: MTPDNDPRPWQVERSEYIHTLPWFTVRKEAIRMENGGTIPNYFIFEYPDWVNVVAVTTDNQLVLIRQYRHGLAGVHYELCAGVVDPGEDPLVAAQRELLEETGFGGGHWEPLMTLSANPGTHSNLTHAFLATGVELKQAQHLESTEEITVHLVSQERAIAIINSGEMMQSLHLAPLLKYCLNQNS; this comes from the coding sequence ATGACTCCCGACAATGATCCCCGGCCCTGGCAGGTCGAACGCTCTGAATACATCCATACATTACCGTGGTTCACGGTTCGGAAAGAAGCCATCCGCATGGAAAACGGTGGCACCATTCCCAATTATTTTATTTTCGAATACCCTGATTGGGTCAATGTTGTTGCCGTTACGACGGATAACCAACTGGTTCTGATCCGACAGTATCGGCATGGCCTTGCCGGTGTTCATTACGAACTGTGTGCGGGTGTCGTCGATCCCGGCGAGGACCCGCTGGTGGCTGCCCAACGCGAACTTCTGGAAGAAACCGGTTTTGGTGGAGGCCACTGGGAACCGCTAATGACCCTTTCGGCGAACCCTGGTACGCATTCTAACCTGACGCATGCCTTTCTGGCAACGGGCGTTGAGTTGAAACAAGCGCAACACCTCGAATCTACGGAGGAGATTACCGTCCATCTGGTATCACAGGAACGAGCCATCGCGATCATCAACAGTGGTGAAATGATGCAGTCATTGCACTTAGCTCCCCTCCTAAAATACTGCCTGAACCAGAATTCTTAG
- a CDS encoding pyridoxal phosphate-dependent aminotransferase: protein MIIPLAHRADQTQEYYFSVKLAEVRRLQAAGHDVINLGIGNPDLMPSPNTIDALIKSVQQPTAHGYQPYKGTPALRQAIAAFYNHTYGVPLDPDTEILPLIGSKEGITHISLTFLNDGDGVLVPELGYPAYRAVSAMVGASVREYPLMENNGWQPDWDVLEDIIANTDPRHPVKIMWMNYPHMPTGAPATRALFERAVRFANDYKLLLCHDNPYSLILNKKPPISLLSVDGAREVAIELNSLSKSHNMAGWRIGWMAGEKPYVDSVLAIKSNVDSGQFKPLMDAATEALTNSDDWHRERNAVYQGRLDAIHALLDALGCTYSTDQEGLFIWAKLPDSVPSAEALVDDLLLTKHVFIAPGFIFGPKGNRYVRVSLCLPRERIEEATARLKMPQ from the coding sequence GTGATTATCCCTCTTGCCCACCGCGCCGACCAAACGCAGGAATATTATTTTTCAGTAAAACTGGCCGAAGTCCGTCGTCTTCAGGCGGCTGGTCATGACGTCATTAATCTGGGCATTGGCAATCCAGACCTGATGCCATCCCCCAATACGATCGATGCCTTAATCAAGTCCGTGCAGCAGCCAACGGCGCATGGGTATCAACCTTATAAAGGCACGCCAGCACTTCGTCAGGCTATTGCGGCCTTTTACAATCATACGTATGGCGTTCCACTCGACCCCGATACGGAGATTTTGCCACTCATTGGCTCGAAAGAAGGCATTACCCACATCTCGCTCACGTTTTTGAACGATGGTGACGGGGTGCTGGTACCTGAACTTGGGTACCCGGCTTACCGCGCCGTGAGTGCAATGGTGGGTGCTTCCGTACGCGAATACCCGCTTATGGAAAATAACGGCTGGCAACCTGATTGGGACGTTCTGGAGGACATAATCGCCAATACAGACCCACGGCACCCGGTCAAAATTATGTGGATGAATTACCCGCACATGCCAACTGGCGCGCCTGCAACCCGTGCCCTGTTTGAGCGGGCGGTTCGCTTTGCGAATGACTATAAACTACTGTTATGTCACGATAACCCCTACAGCCTGATTTTAAACAAGAAGCCGCCCATCAGCCTGCTATCGGTAGATGGCGCCAGGGAGGTGGCGATTGAACTTAACTCGCTCAGCAAGTCACACAACATGGCAGGCTGGCGCATTGGCTGGATGGCAGGGGAAAAGCCTTACGTGGATTCGGTGCTGGCCATTAAAAGCAACGTGGATTCGGGCCAGTTCAAACCGTTGATGGACGCGGCTACCGAAGCCCTCACCAACTCCGATGATTGGCACCGGGAGCGCAATGCAGTTTACCAGGGCCGGCTGGATGCCATACATGCGTTGCTGGATGCGCTGGGCTGTACCTACTCCACTGATCAGGAGGGATTATTTATCTGGGCTAAGCTGCCTGACTCAGTACCCTCTGCCGAAGCGCTGGTCGATGATTTGCTGTTGACAAAACACGTGTTCATTGCCCCCGGCTTTATTTTTGGACCAAAAGGAAACCGCTACGTGCGCGTGTCGTTGTGCCTGCCCAGGGAGCGAATAGAAGAGGCAACGGCCCGTCTGAAGATGCCTCAATAG
- a CDS encoding DUF6607 family protein, translating to MRQPLFILALLIAISPLYAQTAPKPEDIAAIKGQCGCHDVNFLYAETFAPDKTYTFKDRYMAKGTELVFVDEELGPANKPTKLVIQHLLVVNDTMVIKHWREDWEFQNTSLLKFDQSASWKRIKLTPAQVKGQWTQKVFEVDDSPRYEGSATWIHVDGRTYWESTVDAPLPRREYTKRTDYNVMRRTNHHEIRPDGYVHEQDNDKIIRSEAGDQLLASEKGLNTYRRTDDAKCKAAKDFWAKHRAYWADVRVVWGEVLAKRDAVAIKGQVKGQTLGRELDELAVTTQKTGYNSAASRPLIQQTIEKYLK from the coding sequence ATGCGTCAACCGTTATTCATATTGGCTCTTTTGATAGCCATCAGTCCCCTCTATGCACAAACGGCACCGAAGCCGGAAGATATTGCGGCCATAAAAGGGCAGTGCGGCTGCCATGATGTCAATTTCCTGTATGCTGAGACATTTGCACCCGATAAGACATACACCTTCAAGGACCGCTACATGGCCAAAGGCACCGAACTGGTATTTGTTGACGAAGAATTAGGGCCAGCAAACAAACCGACCAAACTTGTTATTCAGCACTTGCTTGTTGTGAATGACACAATGGTCATCAAGCACTGGCGTGAAGACTGGGAGTTTCAGAATACGAGTCTCCTCAAGTTCGACCAGAGTGCCTCGTGGAAACGCATAAAGCTGACCCCAGCTCAGGTAAAAGGCCAGTGGACTCAGAAAGTGTTTGAAGTAGATGACAGCCCGCGCTATGAAGGATCGGCGACCTGGATTCATGTCGACGGCCGCACGTATTGGGAAAGCACCGTTGATGCGCCCCTGCCTCGGCGCGAATACACCAAACGAACGGATTACAATGTGATGCGCCGGACGAATCACCACGAAATTCGTCCGGATGGCTATGTGCACGAGCAGGACAATGATAAGATTATCCGCTCCGAAGCGGGCGATCAGTTACTGGCTTCGGAAAAAGGATTAAATACATACCGGCGTACGGACGACGCCAAATGCAAAGCCGCCAAAGATTTCTGGGCTAAACATCGGGCATACTGGGCCGACGTTCGGGTGGTATGGGGCGAGGTACTCGCCAAACGCGACGCGGTGGCCATAAAAGGTCAGGTAAAAGGCCAGACTCTAGGGCGCGAACTTGATGAGTTAGCCGTTACAACACAAAAGACAGGCTACAATTCAGCCGCGAGTCGGCCACTAATTCAACAGACAATTGAAAAATATTTGAAGTGA
- a CDS encoding aldo/keto reductase, with translation MQATDQQPATQAGTITIGGDLTVNRMAYGAMRITGEGIWGPPKDHDECIRVLKRTLELGINFIDTADSYGPYVSEELIAEALHPYPDGLVIGTKGALLRTGPNQWPVDGSRKHLEEALNGSLKRLKLDRIDLYQLHRFDPKVPSEEFLGFLQEAQQQGKIRHIGLSEVGIEQIEEAKQYFDVVSVQNMYNFGEQRWNDVLKYCEQNNIAFIPWFPLNAGNVAAENAIKKVAQRHGATDYQIALAWLLAASPVMLPIAGTSSVKHLEENVKAATIKLTEEDLQDMPLPQ, from the coding sequence ATGCAAGCAACAGACCAACAACCAGCCACTCAAGCTGGTACAATTACGATTGGTGGCGATTTGACCGTCAATCGAATGGCTTACGGAGCCATGCGGATTACGGGTGAAGGTATCTGGGGCCCACCTAAAGATCATGACGAGTGCATTCGTGTCTTGAAACGCACCCTTGAATTAGGCATCAATTTCATCGATACGGCCGATAGTTATGGCCCGTACGTTTCGGAAGAACTCATTGCCGAAGCCCTTCATCCTTATCCGGATGGCCTGGTTATCGGTACAAAAGGCGCGCTACTCCGCACGGGGCCTAACCAATGGCCGGTTGATGGTAGTCGCAAGCACCTCGAAGAAGCGCTGAACGGTAGTCTGAAACGCTTGAAACTGGATCGCATTGACCTGTATCAGCTTCATCGGTTCGATCCGAAGGTTCCTTCAGAAGAGTTTCTTGGCTTTTTACAGGAAGCCCAGCAGCAGGGCAAGATCCGCCACATTGGCTTGTCCGAAGTAGGTATCGAACAGATCGAAGAGGCAAAACAATACTTCGATGTAGTCTCGGTTCAGAACATGTACAACTTCGGCGAACAGCGCTGGAATGACGTACTCAAGTACTGCGAACAAAACAACATCGCTTTTATTCCCTGGTTTCCGCTCAATGCCGGTAATGTTGCAGCAGAAAATGCGATCAAGAAAGTAGCGCAACGACATGGCGCGACTGATTACCAGATTGCCCTGGCGTGGCTACTGGCGGCTTCGCCTGTTATGCTACCCATTGCCGGAACGTCGTCGGTGAAGCACCTGGAAGAAAACGTAAAGGCAGCCACCATCAAACTGACGGAGGAAGATCTGCAGGACATGCCATTGCCTCAGTAA